In the Populus trichocarpa isolate Nisqually-1 chromosome 1, P.trichocarpa_v4.1, whole genome shotgun sequence genome, one interval contains:
- the LOC18095014 gene encoding beta-hexosaminidase 2 — protein sequence MTSNLVISSRCSLFLTLFYLLVSASLTATSAQWVWPKPRTLSWPIPLATILSPNFTISSPYHQHLSPAVNRYRLQILTEHHLPLVPPPFNLSNSSPPLQALTITVKDLAAPLQHSVDESYALAIPTASSTANLTAETVWGAMRGLETFSQLVWGLKPLLVPVGLDVWDSPLFEHRGIILDTSRNYYPVDDILRTIKAMSANKLNVFHWHITDSHSFPLVLPSEPALADKGSYGNDMLYSPADVATIVRFGLEHGVRVLPEIDSPAHTGSWAEAYPDIVTCANMFWWPAESKWADRLASEPGTGQLNPLNPNTYQVLKNVIGDAVALFPEPFFHAGGDEIIPGCWKADPAIQSFLSKNGTLSQLLEKFVNSTFPYIVSLNRTVVYWEDILLDANVKVDPSFLPPEHTILQTWNNGPNNTKLIVSSGYRAIVSSSEFYYLDCGHGGFLGNDSQYDPPPTSGGSGNGGSWCAPFKTWQTIYNYDIAYGLTPEETKLVLGGEVALWSEQADPTVLDVRIWPRASAMAETLWSGNRDESGKKRYAEAMDRLNEWRHRMVNKGIRAEPLQPLWCIKNPGMCNTVHPSD from the exons ATGACGAGTAACTTGGTAATAAGCAGCCGCTGTTCCTTATTCTTAACGTTGTTTTACTTGCTGGTTAGTGCCTCCCTTACAGCAACATCAGCTCAATGGGTATGGCCGAAGCCAAGAACCCTGTCTTGGCCGATCCCACTCGCCACTATTCTCTCCCCAAACTTCACTATCTCCTCCCCCTACCACCAACATCTCTCCCCAGCCGTTAACCGTTACCGCCTCCAAATCCTCACGGAACACCACCTCCCTCTCGTTCCTCCCCCATTCAACCTCTCCAACTCATCCCCTCCTTTGCAGGCCCTGACCATCACTGTCAAAGACCTCGCCGCCCCACTCCAACACTCCGTTGACGAGTCCTACGCCCTTGCCATCCCCACTGCTAGCTCCACCGCCAATCTGACGGCCGAGACTGTATGGGGCGCAATGAGGGGTCTGGAGACGTTTTCTCAACTGGTTTGGGGATTGAAACCATTGCTTGTCCCTGTTGGGCTCGACGTGTGGGACTCGCCTCTGTTTGAGCATAGAGGGATCATTTTGGATACCTCTAGGAATTACTACCCAGTGGATGACATTTTGAGGACCATCAAAGCCATGAGTGCTAATAAGCTCAACGTTTTCCATTGGCACATTACCGATTCTCACTCTTTTCCTTTAGTGCTTCCATCTGAGCCTGCTCTTGCTGACAAAGGGTCTTATGGGAATGACATGCTCTACTCTCCAGCTGATGTTGCAACAattgttcggtttggtttggagCATGGCGTCAGGGTACTACCGGAAATTGATTCTCCAG CACATACAGGATCGTGGGCTGAAGCCTATCCAGATATCGTGACTTGCGCAAACATGTTCTGGTGGCCGGCTGAAAGCAAATGGGCTGACCGGCTTGCATCAGAACCAGGAACTGGCCAGCTAAATCCTTTGAACCCAAATACCTACCAAGTTCTAAAAAATGTGATTGGTGATGCAGTTGCCTTGTTTCCTGAACCGTTTTTCCATGCTGGAGGTGATGAGATCATCCCAGGCTGTTGGAAAGCTGACCCGGCCATTCAGTCCTTCCTATCCAAAAATGGAACTCTCAGTCAACTCCTTGAGAAATTTGTGAACTCAACCTTCCCTTACATTGTGTCCCTCAATCGCACGGTGGTTTACTGGGAAGATATTTTGTTGGATGCCAATGTCAAGGTGGACCCTTCATTTCTTCCACCTGAGCATACCATCCTACAGACATGGAATAACGGTCCCAACAACACGAAACTGATTGTTTCTTCTGGTTACAGAGCTATTGTCTCATCCTCAGAGTTTTATTATTTGGATTGTGGACATGGTGGTTTTCTTGGGAATGACAGCCAATATGATCCACCACCAACAAGTGGTGGCAGTGGCAATGGTGGATCATGGTGTGCACCTTTCAAAACATGGCAAACCATATATAACTATGACATAGCATATGGATTGACTCCGGAGGAGACCAAATTGGTGCTAGGGGGTGAAGTAGCATTATGGTCAGAGCAAGCAGATCCAACAGTTTTGGACGTGCGGATTTGGCCAAGAGCTTCAGCAATGGCTGAGACTTTATGGTCAGGGAACAGAGATGAGTCAGGCAAGAAGAGGTATGCAGAGGCAATGGATCGTTTAAATGAGTGGAGACATAGAATGGTCAACAAAGGAATCAGAGCTGAACCACTGCAGCCTCTCTGGTGCATCAAGAACCCTGGCATGTGCAACACAGTTCATCCAAGTGATTAG